From one Anabas testudineus chromosome 18, fAnaTes1.2, whole genome shotgun sequence genomic stretch:
- the LOC113168392 gene encoding myelin-oligodendrocyte glycoprotein-like: protein MAAITSSSAWWTLLFLCLPVSASQIQINITANLGDRVILPCNTSSKYGALEWSRVGMNDSVYLYKDGQLYKEGQDPSYKNRVELMNGSLSVIISDVRINDTGTYECLVAPKSRRNLQSKTLQLINTINLTVEPGNNKDEGDKRTGHIGLISVLVAVVVVGFVI from the exons ATGGCTGCTATAACATCTTCTTCAGCCTGGTGgactttactttttctctgtctcccgGTGTCTGCTTCTCAGA tcCAGATAAACATCACAGCTAACCTTGGAGACAGAGTCATTCTGCCATGCAACACTTCCAGTAAATATGGTGCACTAGAGTGGAGCAGAGTTGGAATGAAcgattcagtttatttatacaagGACGGACAGTTGTATAAAGAAGGTCAGGATCCATCTTATAAGAACCGGGTGGAGCTAATGAATGGAAGCTTGTCTGTGATTATCTCGGATGTCAGGATTAATGACACTGGAACATATGAATGTCTTGTTGCCCCCAAGTCAAGACGTAATTTGCAGAGTAAAACTCTTCAActcatcaacaccatcaacctgacagttgaaccag gaaacaacaagGATGAAGGAGACAAGCGTACTGGACACATTGGACTGATCAGCGTGCTAGTTGCTGTAGTCGTTGTTGGTTTTGTGATATAG
- the LOC113168393 gene encoding myelin-oligodendrocyte glycoprotein-like, whose protein sequence is MAAITSSSAWWTLLFLCLPVSASQIQINITANLGDRVILPCNTSSKYGALEWSRVGMNDSVYLYKDGQLYKEGQDPSYKNRVELMNGSLSVIISDVRINDTGTYECLVAPKSRRNLQSKTLQLINTINLTVEPGNNKDEGDKRTGHIGLISVLVAVVVVGFVI, encoded by the exons ATGGCTGCTATAACATCTTCTTCAGCCTGGTGgactttactttttctctgtctcccgGTGTCTGCTTCTCAGA tcCAGATAAACATCACAGCTAACCTTGGAGACAGAGTCATTCTGCCATGCAACACTTCCAGTAAATATGGTGCACTAGAGTGGAGCAGAGTTGGAATGAAcgattcagtttatttatacaagGACGGACAGTTGTATAAAGAAGGTCAGGATCCATCTTATAAGAACCGGGTGGAGCTAATGAATGGAAGCTTGTCTGTGATTATCTCGGATGTCAGGATTAATGACACTGGAACATATGAATGTCTTGTTGCCCCCAAGTCAAGACGTAATTTGCAGAGTAAAACTCTTCAActcatcaacaccatcaacctgacagttgaaccag gaaacaacaagGATGAAGGAGACAAGCGTACTGGACACATTGGACTGATCAGCGTGCTTGttgctgtagttgttgttggttttgtgaTATAG
- the LOC117153058 gene encoding Fc receptor-like protein 5 yields MDVTSLLWLLFLMLLCCSTNQARLTVSPSRSQLFEEESVSLSCEEDDSSAGWTLRRNTTRGQMRRCGDGWGKPAGSSCSITYVITLDSGVYWCESREGSTSSIINITVSGGSVILQSPVLPVMEGHDVILHCQTKSPPSKLPADFYKDGSLIRTEPTGHMTIHHVTKSDEGLYKCNISSHGESPPSWISVTGKSSALVLPTSGAPTQTSPPSPLAFVPTECVFILVLHLVVFCVYFICLLLMVSSYRHRPTGNDPSD; encoded by the exons ATGGACGTAACATCTCTGTTGTGGCTGCTCT TTCTGATGctgttgtgctgcagcacaaaccAAG ctcgtctgactgtgagtcccagcagatctcagctgtttgaagaagagtctgtgtctctgagctgtgaggaggacgacagctctgctggatggacactgaggaggaacacaaccagagGACAGATGAGGAGATGTGGAGATGGTTGGGGAAAACCAGCTGGTTCTTCTTGTAGCATCACTTATGTCATTACAttggacagtggagtttactggtgtgagtccagagagggatcaaccagtagcatcatcaacatcactgtctctg gtggatcagtgatcctgcagagtcctgtcctccctgtgatggagggacatgacGTCattctgcactgtcaaacaaagagccctccctccaagctcccagctgatttctataaagatggctccctcatcaggactgagcctacaggtcacatgaccatccaccatgttaccaagtctgatgaaggcctctacaagtgtaacatcagcagtcatggagagtctccacccagctggatctctgtcacag GTAAATCTTCAGCATTAGTTCTTCCCACCTCTGGAGCTCCAACCCAAACTTCCCCCCCTTCGCCCCTTGCCTTTGTCCccactgagtgtgtgttcatactggtcctccacctggtggtgttctgtgTGTACTTCATCTGCCTTCTCCTCATGGTGTCTTCATatcgacacagacccacag GTAATGACCCATCTGACTAA
- the LOC113155715 gene encoding myelin-oligodendrocyte glycoprotein-like isoform X2, which yields MAAITSSSAWWTLLFLCLPVSASQNQINITANLGDRVILPCNTSSKYGALEWSRVGMNDSVYLYKDGQLYKEGQDPSYKNRVELMNGSLSVIISDVRINDTGTYECLVAPKSRRNLQSKTLQLINTINLTVEPGNNKDEGDKRTGHIGLISVLVAVVVVGFVI from the exons ATGGCTGCTATAACATCTTCTTCAGCCTGGTGgactttactttttctctgtctcccgGTGTCTGCTTCTCAGA acCAGATAAACATCACAGCTAACCTTGGAGACAGAGTCATTCTGCCATGCAACACTTCCAGTAAATATGGTGCACTAGAGTGGAGCAGAGTTGGAATGAAcgattcagtttatttatacaagGACGGACAGTTGTATAAAGAAGGTCAGGATCCATCTTATAAGAACCGGGTGGAGCTAATGAATGGAAGCTTGTCTGTGATTATCTCGGATGTCAGGATTAATGACACTGGAACATATGAATGTCTTGTTGCCCCCAAGTCAAGACGTAATTTGCAGAGTAAAACTCTTCAActcatcaacaccatcaacctgacagttgaaccag gaaacaacaagGATGAAGGAGACAAGCGTACTGGACACATTGGACTGATCAGCGTGCTAGTTGCTGTAGTCGTTGTTGGTTTTGTGATATAG